One genomic window of Oncorhynchus clarkii lewisi isolate Uvic-CL-2024 chromosome 5, UVic_Ocla_1.0, whole genome shotgun sequence includes the following:
- the LOC139409324 gene encoding protein PRRC2C-like isoform X2 → MSEKSGQSTKAKDGKTKYATLSLFNTYKGKSLETQKTAVAARHGLQSLGKVAVSRRMPPPANLPSLKAENKGNDPNVNIVPKDGSGWASRPEGGDERQSDTPPPQPNPGPPQPPEVSSSIGCSRSWANSKPPPPQLDGGAPRVSSQFHQEFPSLQAAGESEKGEGQEEEPYGPGPSLRPQNVGSWREGGGKNLTTSASPSEMDSCGPEEGGAALSTPSPPGEVEERGRVPPNEKKEVRERLPLSAKPASLSSQPKLQPPSVPAQPKLNGGQQAPAGVPPQFHPQFRGMMPPYMFNAYPRMPFTPVPGNIRYPVPQDGARRVRPQHGPPQAWIKDPDRPSIISATELKELDNLDTEADEGWAGAQMEVDYTEKLNFSDDEENHAAKEKGENWEWMGKVERMRAQRLSDGQEGSKGSWVDGRDPRVLSLGSKGVYKTGPPQDHQGQLGGRSVGSGAPRVAKPPTIAPPAGEEECEAWRQKHKKQDLSEAVERARRRREEEERRMEEQRLTACAEKLKRLNEKLHPATDAKHSPAAETTNEETGAVCEDTPPLSVLPSVSNPAPSQPAPSSQPPNISAPLQDRESVERERIERESVARERIERESVERERIERERVERVEPSAKEDSQFVPRQPSPPVQRPLSIPPEPRLGEGPLHLVGPLSEVSPLVEESQTERLTPMPIRDYFSTDESRVEEPVPLTLPLMDPLSGEDAPVAPLDFEGEVGAAMRPSLTSGYSKQFQKSLPPRFLRQQEQMKQQWQQQQQQQGGGGGAVSPSGGGAGGGCVAASQQQHRSLYQPVGPPHHQHQQHLANMGFDPRWLMMQSYMDPRIMSGRPPLDMPNMHPGPGRIPPKQIVRREPGDSSSSDSFDHLSRPIRDHSLPSEPRIVWGSDPYPQSEPLPSVTPPKGREDEDSRLDSGLEMERGLPAMYPSQDHNPLEPCGKSDLFRDPTKPLSGFGPGPEEAPEPLQTEIGPGGSPFEPVEPSLPTAEVESLGQAMLQRTISQGSSHSLKLDEPRFDSLHLGTKTLELQDPEERPGGEDIKASKEPFSQAAVTGDTPPADGLHKLEKPAPSKQKAELRWGGRSGAGRRDGPGGERPVRRSGPIKKPVLRDMKEEREQREERERHRERGEKGERPKKEERGGVKAASAAAAVSEGPKDRPHGERERDRPHGERERDRPHGERERDRPHGERERDRPHGERERDRPHGERERDRPHGERERDRPHGERERDRPHGERERDRPHGERDRDRPHGERDRDRPHGERDRDRPHGERDRDRPHGERDRDRPHGERDRDRPHGERDRDRPHGEKERDRDRPQGERDGKSEAPETEGPGKGLQGSRDIHAPIPASRDDKTDQLPTNDLNPEPKLPSTKEPNLPPRTFRREERERDREREMERDRERDWPADGFRGRGRGEYYSRGRSFRGTYIGRSRGGRGRSRWEYPYQEPRSRSDFPAVSGAAAFRCREESETRSESSDFEVMPKRRRRRGSDTDSESEGGRESASDTGASDREPSVKPPRPLRREIPGEPRSGPHKPGFGPHHLGEKGGPRGGDEGRPKPGFLPRGDPSRRGRGGLYSRRGGARERGGPRSAPLRRPGTRESSSQWPSKPMETFRPEDTEPSSSRYDNWDHHSDRRPVRGDRDRQFEGKKFGEGGPQSSRDRERPRRPRPARPPRQDKPPRFRKLKEREAAVLAGGDTGPGPTSTAPIPALVPGPVSLSPTLSRAPGAPFTLPVDKDPKAADLTSDPALPDATPPTTSAVGTKSPDLSTQNSSDQANEEWETASESSDFNERREREERRGAREAASGTAQTSTPAPLPPQGSAPPSRTPTEGGVTPKREAAGPAGGRRSFSSQRPVERQNRWGNSGPKPGRGYAGGKGERRGGGKAGRRGAAPNPDSAPGGGVVRTGCKDPAGRRKDETKQKPKEKENALLQFDLNNYASVVIIDDHPEVTTLEDPQSNTTDDGFTEVVSRKQQKRLQDEERRKKEEQTTQHYGKKGSGEKGRGGSKLPPRFAKKQQQHQQQPSQQQPQQASQPQPQQPSPPPQQPQPLLSATQLPSPSQPAASPQTLEGSVATLPPAPTTVDFTSKTPLPPVALLTQTHSTLGTELWENKVAGSTILPDVKKLGPISPPQPPSVSAWNKPLTSFTGTVTPEGVKPGSEGSVDLGMDSIQFGAPSSAGSTDSDGVPAMLEPGPDNKLPAPKEQRQKQPRAGPIKTQKLPDMEPVEPKEYKPGPIGKERSLRNRKAKDVRVGGEECLDGGIVPGGGTNRAVDSSPPNTDASVPELGGDIEGMITIPSAEYASSSKESVTDYTTPSSSLADSVPTGGSKMEESLVANVALPHPLPRREALQQSSSLSTVSPASVDLTLKMESARKAWENSPSLVEKSSPVTSSSPITSSSYSSFSSASMPQIPVASVTPSTSLTGAGTYTTSALSTKTTTASDPPNICKVKPQQLQTGSMGGTSFSQLGCVAPLLPQQQQTPQVYVSQSAAGSAAQIPAFYMDTSHLFSNPHSRLPPPPLTQHQQQGYQPRLSQQAAVQQIPIPIYAPLQGQHQHTHTHSHQAQLSLSTGPPVSQPQDLFSSSLQPYRSQQAFMQSSLSQPSPMMLSGPSLHSYPGVGGHDLGKPQSSLAYQQPSNTHTQHIPILFEPQLNQPSGMGASQLIDTHLLQVWNKRQGMSPHSNLYSGQVQQHGQSSYYSNTQSPSSAMQQVQVPMPGSQLGLPNYGSVGSQPLLALPPTPPQAQPPSLSRQPPVSQPYRGPFGHTHSVMHPPSSKMCEMDLKLFGSGMDMKPGTTPHSARSTTPTSSPYRASSTSPNSQSSKMNSMLYQKQFQPTSAAMRITQHFPGQFNPQILSQPNLVSPLVRPPSHTQHANSFCGGMQRSPMGPPPMSPSLGGGLMPHPRPPPQQQQFPQMHPSHPPRGPLPPLAPRGPTGPRGNQAEQDLKAKQRAEVLQSTHKFFSEQLKAPSVSKPSRLDQGGGKPPLDILPPNHQTVGVVERPEPDKPSLSAGKPIRTGPIKPQAIKQEEGK, encoded by the exons ATGTTCAATGCGTATCCCAGGATGCCCTTTACTCCAGTGCCAGGGAACATCAGATACCCTGTTCCACAGGATGGAGCCAG GAGGGTCCGTCCCCAGCACGGGCCCCCCCAGGCCTGGATCAAGGACCCAGATAGACCCTCCATCATCAGTGCCACAGAGCTCAAAGAGCTTGACAACCTAGACACAGAGGCTGATGAGGGCTGGGCTG GAGCTCAGATGGAGGTCGACTACACAGAGAAACTCAACTTCAGTGACGACGAGGAGAACCATGCCGCCAAAGAGAAAGGGGAAAACTG ggAGTGGATGGGTAAAGTGGAGCGGATGAGGGCACAGCGCCTGTCAGACGGCCAGGAGGGCAGCAAAGGCTCATGGGTAGATGGAAGGGACCCCAGGGTGCTTTCCCTAGGCAGTAAGGGGGTGTACAAgaccggcccgccacaggacCACCAG ggtcaGCTAGGTGGGCGCTCGGTGGGCAGCGGAGCCCCTCGTGTGGCCAAACCCCCCACCATTGCTCCCCCTGCTGGTGAGGAGGAGTGCGAGGCCTGGCGCCAGAAACACAAGAAGCAGGACCTGTCGGAAGCGGTAGAAAGAGCCAggcggaggagagaagaggaggagaggaggatggaagaaCAGAGACTCACCGCTTGCGCAGAGAAACTCAAACGCCTCAACGAGAAACTCCACCCGGCAACAGATGCCAAGCACAGCCCTGCCGCCGAAACGACCAATGAAGAGACTGGAGCTGTGTGTGAAGACACACCTCCTTTGTCTGttcttccctctgtctccaaCCCTGCACCATCGCAGCCTGCCCCTTCCTCTCAGCCCCCGAACATATCAGCCCCTCTCCAAGAccgagagagtgtggagagggaaaggattgagagagagagtgtggcgAGGGaaaggattgagagagagagtgtggagagggaaAGGATTGAGAGAGAGCGTGTGGAGAGAGTAGAGCCTAGTGCAAAGGAAGATAGTCAGTTTGTGCCTCGCCAGCCCAGCCCTCCAGTCCAGAGACCATTGTCCATACCCCCAGAGCCTCGGCTCGGAGAGGGTCCCCTGCACTTGGTGGGCCCCCTGAGTGAGGTGAGCCCTCTGGTGGAGGAAAgccagactgagagactgacgcCCATGCCTATCAGAGACTACTTCAGCACCGATGAGAGCAGAG tggagGAACCTGTGCCGCTCACACTGCCCCTTATGGACCCCCTCAGTGGAGAGGACGCCCCTGTGGCCCCCCtggactttgagggagaggtgggggctgCCATGcgcccctctctcacctctggATACTCAAAACAGTTCCAGAAGTCTCTGCCCCCGCGCTTCCTCAGGCAGCAG GAGCAGATGAAGCAGCagtggcagcagcagcaacagcagcaggggggtggtggtggggctgTGTCCCCATCAGGAGGAGGTGCGGGTGGAGGATGTGTAGCTGCCTCCCAGCAGCAGCACCGCTCCCTGTACCAGCCCGTCGGCCCCCCTCACCACCAGCATCAGCAGCACCTGGCTAACATGGGCTTTGACCCCCGCTGGCTCATGATGCAGTCATATATGGACCCCCGCATTATGTCTGGAAGACCACCGCTCGACATGCCAAACATGCACCCTGGACCTG GGCGGATTCCTCCTAAGCAGATAGTTCGTAGAGAGCCAGGGGACAGCTCCAGTTCTGACTCCTTTGACCACCTGTCCAGGCCCATACGGGACCACAGTCTCCCTTCTGAACCGCGCATAGTATGGGGATCTGACCCATACCCCCAATCTGAACCCCTTCCCTCTGTCACACCCCCTAAAGGACGGGAGGACGAGGACAGCAG ACTGGACTCTGGGTTGGAGATGGAAAGGGGTCTCCCAGCCATGTACCCCAGCCAGGATCACAATCCCCTGGAACCCTGTGGCAAATCAGACCTTTTCAGAGACCCCACAAAGCCCCTGTCAGGATTCGGCCCAGGCCCAGAGGAGGCTCCAGAACCCCTGCAGACAGAAATAGGGCCTGGTGGGTCTCCCTTTGAGCCAGTGGAGCCTAGCCTGCCCACTGCAGAGGTGGAGTCTCTGGGACAGGCCATGCTACAAAGAACCATCTCCCAGGGCTCCAGCCACTCCCTCAAACTGGATGAGCCCAGGTTCGACAGCCTCCACCTGGGAACAAAGACACTTGAGCTCCAGGATCCGGAAGAGAGGCCAGGCGGGGAAGATATAAAGGCCAGTAAAGAGCCTTTCTCCCAGGCTGCTGTGACCGGGGACACCCCTCCAGCTGACGGCCTCCACAAGCTCGAGAAGCCGGCCCCCAGCAAGCAGAAGGCTGAGCTGCGCTGGGGAGGGAGGTCTGGGGCCGGCCGGAGGGATGgaccagggggagagaggccGGTACGCAGGTCTGGACCCATTAAGAAACCTGTACTCAGAGACATGAAGGAAGAGCGAGAGcagcgggaggagagagagcgacaccgtgagagaggagaaaagggggagagaccCAAGAAGGAGGAGCGAGGAGGAGTGAAAGCTGCCTCCGCTGCTGCTGCGGTGTCTGAGGGCCCCAAGGACAGACcccacggagagagggagagggacagaccccacggagagagggagagggacagaccccacggagagagggagagggacagaccccacggagagagggagagggacagaccccacggagagagggagagggacagaccccacggagagagggagagggacagaccccacggagagagggagagggacagaccccacggagagagggagagggacagaccccacggagagagggagagggacaggccccacggagagagggacagggacagaccccacggagagagggacagggacagaccccacggagagagggacagggacagaccccacggagagagggacagggacagaccccacggggagagggacagggacagaccccacggggagagggacagggacagaccccacggggagagggacagggacagaccccacggagagaaggagagggacagggacagaccccaaggggagagggatgggaagagTGAGGCCCCTGAGACAGAGGGGCCTGGGAAGGGCCTCCAGGGATCCAGAGATATACATGCCCCGATACCAGCCTCCCGGGACGACAAGACAGACCAACTACCAACCAATGACCTAAACCCTGAACCTAAATTACCCTCTACGAAGGAGCCCAACCTGCCCCCACGGACCTTCCGCcgtgaggagagggaaagagaccgggagagagagatggaaagggaccGAGAGCGAGACTGGCCGGCTGATGGTTTTAGAGGTCGAGGCAGAGGGGAGTACTACTCTCGAGGGCGGAGTTTCCGGGGAACTTATATTGGTCGAAGTAGAGGTGGCCGGGGTCGTAGTCGATGGGAGTACCCTTATCAGGAGCCGCGCTCGCGCTCAGACTTTCCTGCCGTCAGTGGCGCTGCTGCCTTCCGCTGCCGTGAAGAAAGCGAGACGCGCAGCGAGAGCTCAGACTTCGAAGTGATGCCCAAACGCAGACGGCGTCGTGGTTCCGATACCGACTCAGAGAGCGAAGGAGGACGGGAGTCCGCTAGCGACACTGGGGCTTCAGACCGTGAGCCCAGTGTCAAACCACCCCGACCGCTCCGCAGGGAAATACCAGGAGAGCCCCGCTCCGGACCACACAAACCTGGCTTCGGACCCCATCACCTGGGGGAGAAAGGAGGGCccaggggaggagatgagggaaggcCCAAGCCAGGCTTCCTGCCCAGAGGAGATCCTTCACGGCGTGGGAGAGGGGGACTGTACAGCAGGCGAGGGggagccagggagagaggaggtccTAGGTCAGCTCCTCTCAGACGCCCAGGAACTAGAGAGTCGTCCTCCCAGTGGCCCTCTAAACCCATGGAGACCTTCCGCCCTGAGGACACAGAACCCTCGTCATCACGCTATGACAACTGGGACCACCACTCTGACCGACGGCCCGTTCGAGGGGACAGAGACCGACAGTTTGAGGGGAAGAAGTTTGGGGAGGGGGGACCCCAGagtagcagagacagagagaggccccGTCGCCCTCGGCCAGCCCGACCCCCCAGACAGGACAAACCCCCCCGCTTCCGGaagctgaaggagagagaggctgcAGTCTTagctggaggagacacaggaccTGGACCCACCTCCACTGCCCCCATCCCAGCCTTAGTGCCtggccctgtctccctgtcccctacTCTCTCAAGAGCTCCAGGGGCCCCCTTCACCCTGCCTGTAGATAAGGATCCCAAAGCCGCTGACCTAACCTCTGACCCAGCCCTGCCTGAcgccacccctcccaccacctctgCCGTGGGCACCAAGTCACCTGACCTGTCCACGCAGAACTCTTCTGACCAGGCCAACGAGGAGTGGGAGACGGCGTCGGAGAGTAGCGACTTTAACGAGCGTAGAgaacgggaggagaggaggggagcgcGGGAGGCTGCTAGCGGCACTGCCCAGACCTCGACACCAGCCCCCCTACCCCCTCAGGGCTCAGCACCCCCCAGCAGGACTCCCACCGAGGGAGGGGTGACACCCAAACGCGAGGCAGCCGGGCCCGCCGGGGGCAGGAGGAGTTTCTCCAGTCAGCGTCCGGTGGAGAGGCAGAACCGCTGGGGGAACAGCGGACCCAAACCAGGTCGCGGCTACgcaggggggaagggagagaggcgaGGAGGGGGCAAAGCTGGACGCAGAGG aGCGGCCCCTAACCCAGACTCAGCCCCGGGTGGGGGAGTGGTGCGTACTGGGTGTAAAGACCCTGCTGGACGCAGGAAGGACGAGACCAAACAGAAACCCAAGGAGAAGGAGAACGCTCTGTTGCAGTTTGACCTAAACAACTATGCCA GTGTGGTGATCATAGATGACCATCCAGAGGTGACAACCTTAGAGGACCCCCAGTCTAACACTACAGATGACGGCTTCACTGAGGTGGTCTCACGCAAACAACAGAAACGACTACAGgacgaggagaggaggaagaaagaggagcaGACTACACag CACTATGGAAAGAAAGGATCAGgggaaaaggggagaggaggaagcaaGCTGCCACCAAGATTCGCCAAAAAACAGCAGCAGCATCAACAACAACCatcacaacaacaaccacagcaagCCTCACAGCCGCAGCCTCAACAGCCCTCACCTCCCCCTCAACAACCCCAACCCCTCCTATCTGCCACCCAGCTCCCTTCCCCCTCCCAGCCTGCTGCCTCTCCCCAGACTCTGGAAGGCTCTGTGGCCACCCTACCCCCTGCCCCTACCACTGTGGACTTCACCTCCAAGACTCCCCTTCCCCCTGTGGCGCTGCTCACGCAGACCCACAGCACTCTCGGTACGGAACTCTGGGAGAACAAGGTGGCCGGATCCACCATACTCCCTGATGTCAAGAAAC ttggACCCATCAGCCCTCCTCAGCCTCCTTCAGTCAGTGCCTGGAACAAACCTCTCACCTCCTTCACTGGGACTGTCACTCCTGAG GGTGTGAAGCCTGGCTCAGAAGGCAGTGTGGATCTAGGGATGGACAGTATCCAGTTTGGAGCCCCGTCCTCAGCTGGCAGTACAGACAGCGATGGTGTTCCAGCCATGCTAGAGCCTGGACCTGACAACAAACTACCTGCTCCTaaagaacagagacagaaacagcccCGTGCTGGACCTATCAAAACACAGAAG CTCCCTGACATGGAGCCAGTAGAGCCTAAGGAGTACAAGCCTGGCCCTATTGGTAAAGAACGCTCCCTGCGTAACCGCAAGGCTAAGGACGTCCGTGTGGGGGGCGAAGAATGTCTTGATGGGGGGATAGTACCAGGTGGAGGGACCAACAGAGCAGTAGATTCCAGCCCCCCCAACACAGACGCCTCTGTTCCTGAGCTAGGGGGCGATATCGAGGGGATGATCACCATACCTTCGGCAGAGTACGCCAGCAGCTCCAAG GAGTCAGTGACCGACTACAccaccccctcttcctctctggcggACAGCGTTCCTACTGGAGGGAGTAAGATGGAGGAGAGCCTGGTGGCCAACGTGGCCctgcctcaccctctccctcgTAGAGAGGCCTTACAGCAGAGCTCCAGCCTCAGTACTGTCTCTCCTGCTTCTGTTGACCTCACActgaag ATGGAGTCAGCCCGTAAAGCGTGGGAGAACTCCCCCAGCCTGGTAGAAAAGAGTTCTCCTgtcacctcctcttctcctatcacctcctcctcctactcctccttctcctctgcctCCATGCCTCAGATACCAGTAGCCTCCGTCACACCAAGCACTTCTCTGACAG GTGCTGGGACATACACCACGTCCGCTCTGAGCACTAAGACCACCACGGCCTCTGACCCCCCCAACATCTGCAAGGTGAAACCCCAGCAGCTGCAGACTGGATCCATGGGCGGGACCAGCTTCTCCCAGCTGGGCTGTGTGGCCCCCCTGCTTCCCCAGCAGCAACAGACTCCACAGGTCTACGTCTCCCAGTCTGCAGCAG gctctgCAGCCCAGATTCCAGCGTTCTACATGGACACCAGTCACCTGTTCAGCAACCCCCACTCCCGCCTGCCACCTCCCCCTCTGACACAGCACCAGCAGCAGGGCTACCAGCCTAGACTCTCACAG CAGGCGGCAGTGCAGCAGATTCCTATCCCAATCTATGCTCCCCTACAGGGgcagcaccaacacacacacacacactctcaccaggCCCAGCTAAGCCTCAGCACCGGACCTCCCGTCTCCCAGCCACAGGACCTCTTCAGCTCCTCACTGCAGCCTTAtag ATCACAGCAGGCCTTTATGCAGAGCAGTCTGTCCCAGCCCAGTCCCATGATGTTATCAGGGCCATCTCTCCACAGCTACCCTGGTGTTGGGGGCCATGACCTGGGCAAGCCCCAGTCCAGCCTGGCCTACCAGCagccctccaacacacacacacagcacatccCCATCCTGTTTGAACCACAGCTCAACCAGCCCTCTGGCATGGGAGCATCCCAGCTGATAGATACACACCTACTGCAGGTATGGAATAAG cgTCAGGGGATGAGTCCACATTCTAACCTGTACTCAGGACAGGTGCAACAACACGGACAGAGCAGTTACTATAGTAACACACAGTCTCCCAGCTCTGCCATGCAGCAG gtGCAAGTCCCTATGCCAGGCTCTCAGCTCGGTCTTCCTAACTATGGTTCCGTGGGCAGCCAGCCCCTCCTGGCTctgccccccacccctccccaggCGCAGCCCCCTAGCCTCAGCCGCCAGCCCCCAGTCTCCCAGCCCTATAGGGGACCcttcggacacacacacagcgtgatgCACCCCCCCTCCAGCAAG ATGTGTGAGATGGACCTGAAGCTGTTTGGCAGTGGGATGGACATGAAGCCTGGGACAACTCCTCACAGCGCTAGGAGCACTACCCCTACATCTAGTCCttatag GGCCAGCTCTACATCTCCCAACAGCCAGTCCAGTAAGATGAACAGCATGCTGTACCAGAAACAGTTCCAGCCCACCTCTGCTGCCATGAGGATCACACAGCACTTCCCTGGACAGTTCAACCCACAG aTTCTGTCCCAGCCCaacctggtctctcctctggtgCGCCCTCCCTCCCACACCCAGCATGCTAACTCATTTTGTGGAGGGATGCAGCGTTCGCCTATGGGCCCaccccccatgtctccctctctgggAGGGGGTTTGATGCCTCACCCCCGGCCACCACCGCAGCAGCAGCAGTTCCCCCAGATGCACCCGTCCCACCCCCCTAGAGGGCCTCTTCCCCCCCTCGCACCTAGAGGCCCTACAGGTCCCCGAGGCAACCAGGCAGAGCAGGACCTCAAG GCGAAGCAGCGAGCCGAGGTGCTCCAATCGACTCATAAGTTTTTCTCCGAGCAGCTCAAGGCTCCGTCAGTCTCCAAACCCTCTCGTCTCGACCAGGGGGGTGGCAAACCCCCCCTCGACATCCTGCCCCCCAACCACCAGACGGTGGGAGTCGTGGAGCGCCCTGAGCCCGACAAACCCTCCCTGTCAGCGGGCAAACCCATCCGCACCGGCCCCATCAAGCCCCAGGCCATCAAACAAGAGGAGGGGAAGTAG